In a genomic window of Bradyrhizobium ontarionense:
- a CDS encoding MAPEG family protein — translation MSLTMVLLPVFVQVGLTFALLLWNRSRATPADAADEFGLPTLFYALIALALPLRHADLVIVLLSWVFVVTRFANAGLVSGAKDSRQRGLAWLAGVLVLLAMWLYFALKMLLLL, via the coding sequence ATGTCGCTCACCATGGTTCTGCTGCCCGTCTTCGTGCAGGTCGGGCTCACCTTTGCGCTCCTGTTGTGGAACAGGAGCCGCGCCACGCCGGCCGACGCAGCCGACGAGTTCGGCCTGCCGACGCTGTTCTACGCCCTGATCGCGCTGGCGCTGCCGCTGCGCCATGCCGATCTGGTCATCGTGCTCTTGTCCTGGGTCTTCGTGGTGACCCGTTTTGCCAACGCCGGGCTGGTCAGCGGCGCCAAGGACAGCCGCCAGCGCGGGCTGGCCTGGCTTGCCGGGGTACTGGTGTTGCTGGCGATGTGGCTGTATTTCGCCCTCAAGATGTTGCTTCTGCTCTAG